From the genome of Burkholderia cepacia ATCC 25416:
CGACGAAGGTCGCGACGGCCGTCGGCTATATCCTGGCCGCGGAATTGCGCGCATGCGGGATCGACATGAGTTTCACCCCCGTGCTCGACCTCGATTACGGGCACTCGAAAGTGATCGGCGATCGCGCGTTTCATCGCGATGCGCGCGTCGTCACGCTGCTCGCGAAGAGCCTGAACCACGGGCTGTCGCTCGCCGGGATGGCGAACTGCGGCAAGCATTTCCCGGGGCACGGCTTCGCGGAGGCCGACTCGCACGTGGCGCTGCCGACCGACGACCGCACGCTCGATGCGATCCTCAAGCAGGACGTCGCGCCTTACGACTGGCTCGGCTTGTCGCTGTCCGCGGTGATTCCCGCGCACGTGATCTACACGCAGGTCGACAAGCGGCCGGCCGGTTTTTCGCGCGTGTGGCTGCAGGACATCCTGCGCGGGCGGCTCGGCTTCACCGGCGCGATCTTCAGCGACGACCTGTCGATGGAAGCCGCGCGCGAAGGCGGCACGCTCACGCAGGCGGCCGACGCCGCGCTCGCTGCCGGTTGCGATATGGTGCTCGTCTGCAACCAGCCGGACGCGGCCGAGGTCGTGCTGAACGGGTTGAAAGCGCGGGCAACGGACGAGTCGGTGCGACGCCTCAAGCGGATGCGCGCGCGCGGCAAGGCACCCAAGTGGGACAAGCTGATCGCGCAGCCCGAATACCTGCAGGCGCAGGCGCTGTTGAGCAGCGCACTGGCATGAGCGGGGAGGGGATGGCGCGACGTGTGCCATTCCCCGGTCGCCGAAACAAAAAGCCGCGCAGTTGCGCGGCTTTTTCATGAGTTACTGCAGGTGCGAACCGGGTAGCGTCACGAGTCAAGCGGGCGGGGACGGTGATTCTCTTGG
Proteins encoded in this window:
- the nagZ gene encoding beta-N-acetylhexosaminidase, which gives rise to MKTTPGPVMLDVVGTALSRDDARRLAHPNTGGVILFARHFQNRAQLTALTDSIRAVREDILIAVDHEGGRVQRFRTDGFTVLPAMRRLGELWDRDVLLATKVATAVGYILAAELRACGIDMSFTPVLDLDYGHSKVIGDRAFHRDARVVTLLAKSLNHGLSLAGMANCGKHFPGHGFAEADSHVALPTDDRTLDAILKQDVAPYDWLGLSLSAVIPAHVIYTQVDKRPAGFSRVWLQDILRGRLGFTGAIFSDDLSMEAAREGGTLTQAADAALAAGCDMVLVCNQPDAAEVVLNGLKARATDESVRRLKRMRARGKAPKWDKLIAQPEYLQAQALLSSALA